Proteins from a single region of Bacteroidota bacterium:
- a CDS encoding T9SS type A sorting domain-containing protein, protein MKKIIFIIALILSAQSLFSQVTWTLQNPYPTSESLFKVSFSDANNGMAVGWEGTVISTTNGGSFWNITNITNKDLNSVFCLDANTAFIVGDTGTAFKTTNAGNSWVEMNTGVTTDLMDIYFVNASTGIIAGTTGTILRSTNGGTSWASVSSGTTTSLNSVNFPSATTGYAAGATTVLRTTNGGINWTSISTGVSFSMYNVSFASNTTGVLVGVGGKIYRTVNSGGSWTETTSGISTYLYGTSFINASTGFSGGASGGMLKTTNAGSTWSTLTLGTTENMLSVKFVDANTGYAVGIYGSIMKTTNGGTNWFSQRNGPALQLGDVKYVNNSTGYASGGNGIILKTTNSGTNWVIQSTPTTQFLTEMFFMDANTGTAVGGTGTILRTTNGGTNWTSQTSGTAVSLTAVVFTDVNNGIVTMSNGGSILKTTNAGVNWTSVATGSSAVFYDLDFCSSATGMISCSGGTVLKTTNGGINWTSISTGSSAALNAITMIDSLTIYAVGTGGTILLSTNGGTNWNTQVSGITYPMNDVKFEDRYTGSICSSAGVLLNTTNGGTNWTMYQLPTYQSLYGIDFNSFYVTAVGNAGVILRSDVLLPVELSSFTSIVKGNNVTLNWSTIQEQNNKGFEIQRNSFVIGWKKIGYIEGHGTINTPQNYTFTERGLTTGSYHYRLKQIDYNGNYEYHELTSEVIIGVPSRFALAQNYPNPFNPGTVLSFQLPVAGFVSLKVYDISGKEVSSLVNEVKDAGYYSVLFNASGISSGTYFYKLTMDKFSDVKKMVVVK, encoded by the coding sequence ATGAAAAAAATAATATTTATTATAGCGCTCATATTAAGCGCGCAATCTTTGTTCAGTCAGGTAACATGGACTCTGCAGAATCCCTATCCAACCTCAGAGAGCTTATTCAAAGTATCTTTTTCCGATGCAAATAATGGAATGGCAGTAGGGTGGGAGGGAACAGTCATTTCCACAACTAACGGCGGCTCATTCTGGAATATCACCAACATAACAAATAAAGATTTAAATTCAGTGTTTTGTCTGGATGCTAATACAGCATTTATAGTCGGAGATACAGGAACGGCTTTTAAAACAACGAATGCCGGGAACAGTTGGGTTGAAATGAATACCGGGGTAACAACAGATTTGATGGATATTTATTTCGTAAATGCAAGTACGGGAATTATAGCAGGAACTACAGGAACAATTTTACGCAGCACCAACGGCGGAACAAGCTGGGCTTCTGTTTCAAGCGGAACAACTACTTCGCTTAATTCGGTGAATTTTCCTTCGGCAACTACAGGTTACGCCGCAGGAGCTACCACTGTTTTGCGGACAACTAACGGGGGAATCAATTGGACAAGTATTTCGACCGGGGTGTCATTTTCAATGTACAACGTTAGTTTTGCAAGCAATACTACAGGAGTTTTAGTGGGAGTTGGCGGAAAAATATACAGAACTGTAAACTCAGGCGGAAGTTGGACTGAAACTACTTCCGGTATTTCGACTTATTTATACGGAACATCTTTTATCAACGCAAGTACAGGGTTTTCCGGCGGTGCTTCAGGTGGTATGTTAAAGACAACCAATGCCGGTTCTACCTGGAGTACGCTAACGCTTGGAACAACAGAAAATATGTTGAGTGTAAAATTTGTTGATGCAAACACTGGATATGCTGTAGGTATATACGGTTCTATAATGAAAACTACTAACGGAGGAACAAACTGGTTTTCGCAGCGAAATGGTCCTGCTCTGCAATTAGGTGATGTAAAGTATGTGAACAACAGTACCGGCTACGCATCGGGCGGTAACGGAATAATATTAAAAACTACAAACTCAGGTACAAACTGGGTAATACAGAGCACTCCTACAACACAGTTTTTAACAGAAATGTTTTTTATGGATGCCAATACAGGTACCGCTGTAGGAGGAACAGGAACAATATTAAGAACAACAAACGGAGGAACGAACTGGACATCACAAACCAGCGGAACTGCAGTTAGTTTAACTGCCGTTGTTTTTACCGATGTAAATAATGGTATTGTTACGATGTCAAACGGCGGAAGTATTTTAAAAACAACAAATGCCGGAGTGAACTGGACCTCGGTTGCTACAGGAAGTTCAGCCGTATTTTACGATTTAGATTTCTGTTCTTCCGCAACCGGAATGATTTCCTGTTCAGGCGGAACAGTTCTTAAAACAACAAACGGGGGAATAAACTGGACTTCTATTTCCACAGGAAGCTCTGCTGCATTAAATGCAATAACAATGATAGATAGTTTGACTATTTATGCTGTGGGAACAGGCGGAACTATTCTTCTTTCAACAAACGGAGGAACAAACTGGAATACTCAAGTTAGCGGAATTACTTATCCTATGAATGACGTTAAATTTGAAGACAGATATACCGGTTCAATTTGTTCTTCTGCAGGAGTGTTATTAAATACAACAAACGGAGGAACAAACTGGACTATGTATCAGCTTCCTACCTATCAGTCTCTTTACGGTATAGACTTCAATTCATTTTATGTAACTGCTGTCGGAAACGCAGGTGTAATATTACGCTCCGATGTTCTTCTTCCCGTTGAACTTTCCTCATTTACTTCAATTGTTAAAGGAAATAATGTCACACTTAACTGGAGCACCATACAGGAGCAAAACAACAAAGGATTTGAAATTCAAAGAAATTCATTTGTAATAGGATGGAAAAAGATAGGATATATAGAAGGACACGGAACAATAAACACACCGCAAAATTATACTTTCACAGAACGAGGACTAACAACGGGTTCATATCATTACAGGTTAAAGCAGATAGATTACAACGGTAATTATGAGTATCACGAGCTGACGAGTGAGGTCATCATAGGGGTGCCAAGCAGATTTGCTTTGGCTCAGAATTACCCGAACCCGTTTAACCCCGGCACAGTTCTCAGCTTTCAGTTGCCCGTTGCCGGATTTGTTTCACTAAAAGTATATGACATTAGCGGCAAGGAAGTTTCTTCATTGGTAAATGAAGTGAAAGATGCGGGGTATTATTCGGTTCTATTCAACGCATCAGGTATTTCTTCAGGAACGTATTTTTACAAATTAACCATGGATAAGTTTAGTGATGTGAAAAAGATGGTGGTTGTGAAGTAG
- a CDS encoding T9SS type A sorting domain-containing protein, whose product MKHFTLLFLLFVSIQSVFSQTDKKAGTSYSQIIEAPAPDPVITEIVKNIDIARDNNDVVSKLYWEGKLNEITKPQIIKETTGVFNFKRGEENQGASQIINLSTITGNKIVANAISRERVHGDIYAAVGVYGTNTLPDTLKIFRSSDNGITFNLLLKYTNPSLAIHNNSIDIEAVSNGDSSYAFVTMTYTSTGTSNSAILRVRQDGHMESGIILLSNATKKYTNIRITSDNARFTTTTYIYISATLDSTGGGTRRLKSKLLRVLNPFSSGLSVTSSYQQPVTGQYGYGFSGAVPDSAKFETDIAYVSSTESASTLCTVTIASGVPNEFNNGRSLYFTKDANLGAFAPILFFATTPVSLKESPRFAATGYMDNSAVVISRSLFDGNDWDPLYAYTQDITIGAPVFDYGYVQPSASITMGVSVAANYRAKGSYLFAFSEKFDQISGNIYIRPFKGGQLGAQSTMVMVNNIAATTTLGLPDVGFRNVNDDSCLVIWSGSQGMGSYVSGGCSGPVIGIHPSNTLAERYHLSQNYPNPFNPTTNINYEIPAREFVTLKIYDVLGMEVMELVNEIQQAGNHSATFDAKSLPSGTYFYKLSTDKFSDVKKMVVVK is encoded by the coding sequence ATGAAACACTTTACATTACTTTTTTTGCTGTTCGTCTCAATTCAATCAGTCTTCTCCCAGACAGATAAAAAAGCCGGAACTTCATACTCCCAAATAATTGAAGCTCCTGCGCCGGACCCGGTAATAACTGAAATTGTAAAAAATATTGATATAGCCAGAGATAATAATGACGTGGTATCTAAATTATATTGGGAAGGAAAGCTTAATGAAATAACAAAACCGCAGATAATAAAGGAAACTACAGGTGTGTTTAATTTCAAAAGGGGAGAAGAAAACCAAGGCGCTTCTCAGATTATAAATCTATCAACTATAACGGGAAATAAAATTGTGGCTAATGCAATATCGCGTGAGAGGGTGCATGGAGATATTTATGCTGCAGTCGGAGTTTATGGAACAAATACACTTCCTGACACTTTGAAAATTTTCCGTTCATCTGATAACGGAATAACTTTCAATCTCTTGCTTAAATATACAAATCCAAGCCTGGCTATTCACAATAATAGTATAGATATTGAAGCGGTTTCCAATGGTGACTCTTCATATGCATTCGTAACTATGACATACACATCTACAGGCACTTCCAATTCGGCTATTTTACGGGTTCGGCAGGATGGGCATATGGAAAGTGGTATAATTTTACTTTCTAATGCAACAAAAAAATATACCAATATCCGAATTACAAGTGATAATGCCAGGTTTACCACTACAACGTACATTTATATTTCGGCTACTTTAGATTCCACCGGTGGAGGAACAAGAAGATTAAAATCCAAGCTATTAAGAGTCCTGAACCCTTTTTCTAGCGGTCTCTCAGTAACATCATCATATCAACAGCCCGTCACCGGACAATATGGTTATGGCTTTTCAGGCGCAGTACCTGATTCAGCTAAATTTGAAACCGATATTGCATATGTAAGTAGTACGGAGTCTGCTTCTACATTATGTACTGTTACAATTGCAAGCGGTGTTCCGAACGAATTTAATAATGGAAGAAGTTTATATTTTACAAAGGATGCTAATTTGGGAGCATTTGCGCCAATCTTATTTTTTGCGACAACTCCGGTGAGTTTAAAAGAAAGTCCGAGATTTGCTGCTACAGGTTACATGGATAATTCTGCTGTGGTTATATCAAGGAGTTTGTTCGATGGGAACGACTGGGATCCGCTTTATGCATACACTCAGGATATAACAATAGGAGCTCCTGTATTTGATTATGGTTATGTTCAACCTTCAGCATCTATAACGATGGGTGTTTCAGTAGCTGCGAATTACAGAGCTAAGGGTTCCTATTTATTTGCATTCAGCGAAAAATTTGATCAAATCTCAGGCAATATATACATCAGACCTTTTAAAGGCGGGCAATTAGGAGCTCAGTCAACAATGGTGATGGTCAATAATATTGCCGCAACTACTACATTGGGCTTACCGGATGTGGGATTCAGAAATGTGAATGACGATTCATGTTTAGTCATTTGGTCCGGGAGTCAGGGCATGGGTTCTTATGTATCGGGCGGATGCAGCGGACCTGTTATCGGCATACATCCATCTAATACATTAGCTGAGCGATATCATTTATCTCAGAACTATCCTAATCCGTTTAATCCTACAACAAATATTAATTATGAAATTCCTGCCAGAGAATTTGTAACTCTAAAAATTTATGATGTTCTGGGAATGGAAGTAATGGAGCTTGTGAATGAAATTCAGCAGGCAGGAAATCACAGCGCAACATTCGATGCGAAGAGTCTGCCAAGCGGAACATATTTTTATAAGCTCAGCACGGATAAGTTTAGCGATGTTAAAAAGATGGTGGTAGTGAAGTAG